In the Lascolabacillus massiliensis genome, one interval contains:
- a CDS encoding FtsX-like permease family protein, translating to MDISLFIARRYLFSKKSHNAINVISAISVCGIAIATMAMVVVLSVFNGFGGIVEGMFSAFDPDLKITVREGKVFNYNTPQFDEALRVEGIQMISESLEENALFSFNGQQVPVLMKGVSQEFSNMTDMEKLMVDGSFKLREDVVDYTTLGTGLAVSLGARPGFINPIEIYAPKRDVRVNLANPAAAFTTGYVQIGGVFSLNTPKYDEQMAIMPISKVRELLNYSNEVTSLDIKLQPGASVKRVKNQIRNILGDEFLIEDRFEQQRESYRMLQVEKWVTFLILAFILLIAVFNVVGSLSMLIVEKKDDINSLRNMGASNTLISRIFLNEGWLITFSGIVAGIVIGLVLCLLQQHFGLIRLSNIPGAYIIDAYPVIVKFTDILIVIAVVSLIGLLTVLYPVNNLRKKLTGEFNNMRYKE from the coding sequence TTGGACATATCACTATTCATAGCACGCCGGTACCTCTTCTCCAAGAAATCGCACAATGCAATAAATGTGATTTCTGCCATATCCGTTTGCGGTATTGCCATTGCAACAATGGCAATGGTGGTGGTACTATCCGTTTTCAATGGCTTCGGAGGTATTGTTGAGGGTATGTTCAGTGCATTTGATCCCGATTTAAAGATAACTGTAAGAGAGGGTAAGGTATTTAACTACAATACACCCCAGTTTGATGAAGCGTTACGGGTTGAAGGGATACAGATGATATCAGAGTCACTCGAAGAGAATGCCCTGTTCAGCTTCAATGGTCAGCAGGTTCCTGTACTCATGAAAGGAGTTTCACAGGAGTTCAGTAATATGACCGATATGGAGAAACTGATGGTCGACGGATCATTCAAACTTCGAGAAGATGTGGTTGATTACACAACATTAGGTACAGGTCTGGCAGTCTCGCTGGGAGCACGTCCCGGTTTCATAAATCCGATTGAGATCTATGCACCAAAAAGAGATGTGAGAGTCAATCTTGCAAATCCAGCGGCAGCTTTCACAACAGGTTATGTGCAGATAGGAGGAGTGTTTAGCCTTAACACACCAAAGTATGATGAGCAGATGGCAATCATGCCAATTTCAAAGGTAAGGGAACTGCTTAACTATAGTAATGAAGTAACTTCACTCGATATAAAACTTCAACCGGGAGCATCAGTAAAAAGAGTGAAAAATCAGATCAGGAATATTCTTGGTGATGAATTTCTTATTGAGGATCGCTTTGAACAGCAACGAGAATCATACAGGATGCTGCAGGTGGAGAAATGGGTAACATTTCTCATTCTGGCATTTATACTGCTCATAGCTGTTTTCAATGTTGTAGGATCACTTTCTATGCTCATTGTAGAGAAGAAAGATGATATTAACAGCCTTAGAAACATGGGAGCTTCCAACACTCTTATTTCACGAATATTTCTTAATGAAGGGTGGTTGATCACTTTCTCAGGGATAGTGGCTGGTATAGTGATAGGACTGGTTCTATGTCTTTTGCAGCAGCATTTCGGGTTAATACGTCTGAGCAATATTCCAGGTGCATATATAATTGATGCTTACCCTGTAATAGTTAAGTTTACGGATATACTGATTGTTATTGCCGTAGTAAGCTTAATCGGGCTGTTAACAGTGCTTTACCCTGTAAACAACCTCAGGAAGAAGTTGACAGGCGAGTTCAATAATATGAGATATAAAGAGTGA
- the rbfA gene encoding 30S ribosome-binding factor RbfA, with product MDSNRQQKINRLIQKELSELFLLETKKMQGVLISVTNVRVSPDLSVAHAYLSIFPSDKGEELVKNINENVKSVRYDLGKRLRNQLRVIPELTFHVDDSLDYVENIDRLLKND from the coding sequence ATGGACTCGAACAGACAACAAAAGATAAATCGGTTGATACAGAAAGAACTGAGCGAATTATTCCTTCTGGAAACCAAGAAGATGCAGGGGGTACTGATCTCGGTGACAAATGTGCGTGTATCGCCCGACCTCAGTGTTGCACATGCATATCTAAGTATTTTCCCATCAGATAAAGGTGAAGAGTTAGTTAAGAATATTAATGAGAACGTTAAATCTGTTCGGTATGACTTGGGTAAAAGATTGAGAAATCAATTAAGGGTAATACCAGAGCTAACTTTTCATGTTGATGATTCACTTGATTATGTTGAGAATATTGACAGATTGTTGAAAAACGACTGA
- a CDS encoding O-methyltransferase, with translation MRSIEDYIIEHIDEEPQLLSQIYREAHVKLLHGEMSSGHLQGRLLKMLVQMIRPSRVLEIGTYTGYSALCIAEGLEDGASLETIEIDDEMEDIIRENFSCSSYSDKIILIIGDANEVVLDYEDSTFDLVFMDGNKRDYWQLYEKILPKVKQGGFILADNTLWHGKVLEKPKSNDWQTKGILEFNTHLKSDNRVEKVILAVRDGLTLIRKK, from the coding sequence ATGAGATCGATTGAAGATTATATAATTGAACATATCGATGAGGAGCCTCAGCTGTTAAGTCAGATATATCGTGAGGCTCATGTAAAGCTGCTTCACGGAGAGATGTCATCAGGTCACCTGCAGGGACGATTACTTAAAATGCTGGTACAGATGATTCGTCCTTCAAGAGTGCTTGAAATTGGAACCTACACAGGCTATTCCGCGCTCTGCATTGCTGAGGGGCTTGAAGATGGTGCTTCTCTTGAAACTATCGAGATAGATGATGAGATGGAGGATATAATACGCGAAAATTTTAGTTGCTCCTCCTACAGCGATAAGATCATTCTGATAATTGGTGATGCCAATGAAGTTGTGCTTGATTATGAGGATAGTACCTTCGATTTGGTATTTATGGATGGTAATAAACGTGACTATTGGCAGCTCTACGAGAAGATTCTCCCTAAAGTGAAACAGGGTGGTTTCATACTAGCGGATAATACTCTCTGGCATGGAAAGGTTCTGGAAAAGCCGAAGAGTAATGACTGGCAGACTAAAGGTATTTTGGAATTTAATACTCATTTGAAAAGCGATAATCGTGTCGAAAAGGTTATATTAGCAGTTCGTGACGGTTTAACGCTTATCAGAAAAAAGTAA
- the pyk gene encoding pyruvate kinase — MQKQTKIVATISDQRCEVPFLEQLYEAGMNVVRLNSAHLNEEGFLKIINNVREVSEEIAILVDTKGPEIRTTVANNPIELKTGELVKIVGDPKGVSSNETIYISYSNIAEEMRVGDDILIDDGEVDLKVITVNKDHLICSVMNDGVIGSRKSVNIPGVRINLPAITERDKKFIALSAKHNVDFIAHSFVRNAEDIKVVQEILDELGSTIKIIAKIENQEGVDNADEILESAYGIMIARGDLGIEVAQEKIPGIQRVLIKKAIHHKKPVIVATQMLHSMIHNPRPTRAEITDIANAIYYRTDAVMLSGETAYGKYPVEAVRTMARTAYEAELTKLTDNDIRVPYDTYKEGDVTEFLAKQAVKTSNKLSVKAIVTDSHTGRTARVLAAFRGKSPIYAITTTKRLARELALSYGIMAEFQEGKGDGNTKESRRAYFTEAIRRLIENKMIEPDDRVAYLGGSFGEVGGTTYLEVVDAWRILEAKEKYNLPDYTA; from the coding sequence ATGCAGAAACAAACAAAAATAGTTGCAACGATATCCGATCAACGTTGCGAAGTACCGTTTTTAGAACAGTTGTACGAAGCCGGAATGAATGTAGTGAGACTTAATTCCGCACATTTAAACGAAGAGGGTTTCCTCAAAATTATAAACAATGTAAGAGAGGTTTCTGAAGAGATAGCCATTCTAGTAGATACAAAAGGACCGGAAATCAGAACAACGGTTGCAAATAATCCAATTGAACTTAAAACCGGGGAACTTGTGAAAATTGTGGGCGACCCGAAAGGGGTTTCTTCCAATGAAACTATCTATATTTCATACTCCAATATTGCTGAAGAGATGCGTGTTGGCGATGATATCCTTATTGATGATGGAGAAGTGGATCTGAAAGTTATTACAGTTAACAAAGATCATCTTATCTGCAGTGTGATGAATGATGGTGTGATTGGCAGCCGAAAGAGTGTAAATATTCCGGGTGTACGTATCAATCTGCCAGCAATCACAGAAAGAGATAAAAAATTCATTGCATTGTCTGCAAAGCACAATGTTGATTTTATAGCACACTCATTTGTAAGAAATGCTGAAGATATAAAGGTTGTTCAGGAGATACTTGATGAGTTGGGCAGCACAATAAAGATTATTGCAAAGATTGAGAATCAGGAAGGTGTTGATAATGCTGATGAGATTCTTGAATCGGCTTATGGTATAATGATTGCTCGTGGTGACCTTGGTATTGAGGTGGCACAGGAGAAGATTCCGGGCATTCAGCGTGTCCTTATCAAAAAGGCAATTCATCATAAGAAGCCTGTTATCGTTGCAACTCAGATGCTGCACTCGATGATTCATAATCCACGCCCCACACGTGCAGAGATTACCGACATAGCAAATGCTATCTATTACAGAACTGATGCTGTTATGCTAAGTGGTGAGACTGCCTATGGCAAGTATCCTGTTGAAGCTGTAAGGACAATGGCAAGGACAGCCTACGAAGCAGAGCTTACTAAACTGACAGATAATGATATACGTGTTCCGTATGACACCTATAAAGAGGGTGATGTTACTGAATTTCTTGCGAAACAGGCAGTAAAAACATCTAACAAGCTTAGTGTAAAAGCTATTGTAACAGACAGTCACACCGGAAGAACAGCAAGGGTGCTTGCAGCATTCAGAGGTAAGAGCCCTATATACGCCATCACAACAACAAAGAGACTTGCACGCGAACTTGCACTCTCTTATGGTATTATGGCTGAATTCCAGGAGGGTAAAGGAGATGGCAACACAAAAGAGAGTCGCAGGGCATATTTTACAGAGGCAATTCGCCGACTCATCGAAAACAAGATGATTGAACCTGATGACAGAGTTGCATATCTGGGAGGGAGCTTTGGTGAAGTGGGCGGAACAACATATCTGGAAGTTGTGGATGCCTGGAGAATTCTTGAAGCAAAAGAGAAATATAATTTGCCCGACTACACAGCGTAA
- the aroQ gene encoding type II 3-dehydroquinate dehydratase, which produces MKIQIINGPNLNLLGTREPGVYGSITFTEFLENIRISFPDIEIDYFQSNVEGEIINKIQETGFNYDGIILNAGGYTHTSVAIRDSIKAVKTPVIEVHISNIHAREEFRHQSMISAVCMGVIAGFGLNSYKLAIKALQLANNI; this is translated from the coding sequence ATGAAAATTCAAATTATAAACGGTCCCAACCTCAATCTGCTCGGAACACGCGAGCCGGGAGTATATGGAAGTATAACATTTACGGAGTTTCTGGAAAATATTAGGATTAGCTTTCCAGATATTGAGATAGATTATTTCCAATCGAATGTAGAGGGTGAAATAATCAATAAAATTCAGGAAACAGGCTTTAACTATGACGGAATTATTCTTAATGCAGGTGGATATACTCACACCTCAGTGGCAATAAGAGACTCAATTAAGGCAGTTAAGACACCAGTTATAGAAGTTCACATATCAAACATTCATGCAAGAGAGGAGTTCAGACATCAATCTATGATTTCTGCTGTTTGCATGGGTGTAATTGCCGGTTTTGGGTTAAACTCATATAAACTGGCAATTAAGGCTTTGCAGTTGGCAAACAATATTTGA
- the nifJ gene encoding pyruvate:ferredoxin (flavodoxin) oxidoreductase, protein MAKQKKFLTCDGNQAAAHIAYMFSEVAAIYPITPSSTMAEYVDEWAAAGRKNLFGQPVLVQEMQSEAGAAGAMHGSLQAGALTSTFTASQGLLLMLPNMYKMAGELLPGVFHVSARALASHALSIFGDQQDVMAARPTGFALFATGSVQEVMDLAAVAHLASIESRVPFLHYFDGFRTSHEIQKIEALSNEDLAPLLNQEALKEFRERALTPDNPVTRGTAQNDDIYFQAREASNPFYDNVPDVVEKYLEKLAEVTGRKYGLFDYYGDPEAERVIIAMGSVTETIREVVDHLRAKGEKVGVVAVHLYRPFKAEAFLSVIPDTVKRIAVLDRTKEPGAPGQPMYLDVKNSFYGKENAPEIVGGIYGLSSKDTTPSQILSVFENLSLSMPKNDFTIGIVDDVTFKSLPVKAEISMDETTYEAKFYGLGSDGTVGANKNSIKIIGDNTDKYVQAYFAYDSKKSGGFTCSHLRFGDNPIRSPYLVNTPNFVACHVPAYLHLYDVTAGLKKNGTFLLNSLWPKEEVADHLPDHVKKYFAVNNIKLYIINATKIAEEIGLGNRTNTILQSAFFKISNVIPYDLAVEQMKKFIVKSYGKKGETIVKMNYAAVDRGGDVEEVEVLQEWANLVVSTDTTDDAPEFIRKVVRPVNAQNGYSLPVSAFTGREDGTWETGTTKYEKRGVAVNVPVWQPENCIQCNQCAYVCPHATIRPFMLDEEEQKGVGEGVELLKAQGKQFAGMGFRIQVDVLDCLGCGNCADVCPGRKGEKALEMVSIESQLENQKNWDWMMENVTSKAHLVDISLNVKNSQFATPLFEFSGACSGCGETPYIKLITQLYGERMMIANATGCSSIYGASAPATPYTKNEEGKGPAWANSLFEDNAEFGYGFAIAQASMRNRIENLMKDAIASDQFTAEQKELFNLWIENKDSAELSKEISAKVVASLTGSDIPLAKEILSLEKYLAKKSIWVFGGDGWAYDIGFGGLDHVLASGKDINILVLDTEVYSNTGGQSSKSTPIAAVAKFAAAGKRIRKKDLGMIATTYGYVYVAQVAMGANQGQTLKAIREAESYNGPSIVIAYSPCISHGLRKGMGHAQSEQKAAVESGYWHLWRYDPRLEEQGLNPFQLDSKEPEWDKFVDFLKGEVRYTQLMKAFPAEADELFEAARQNAQWRYKSYVRMAEANFGSSETEGEGVKQPAEQIN, encoded by the coding sequence CGGACAGCCGGTCTTAGTACAGGAAATGCAATCAGAAGCCGGTGCTGCCGGCGCAATGCACGGATCTCTGCAGGCCGGTGCACTAACATCTACATTTACAGCATCACAAGGGTTACTTCTGATGCTTCCTAATATGTATAAGATGGCCGGGGAACTTCTTCCCGGAGTATTTCATGTTTCAGCTCGCGCACTTGCATCTCATGCATTATCAATATTTGGTGATCAACAGGATGTTATGGCAGCAAGACCTACAGGTTTTGCTCTTTTTGCAACAGGCTCTGTTCAAGAGGTAATGGACCTTGCAGCAGTTGCTCACCTTGCATCCATCGAGAGCCGCGTGCCGTTCCTTCACTATTTCGACGGATTCCGAACCTCACACGAAATCCAGAAGATCGAAGCATTGTCAAATGAAGATCTGGCACCGCTTTTAAATCAGGAAGCACTGAAAGAATTCCGTGAAAGAGCACTAACACCTGATAACCCTGTTACCAGAGGAACAGCTCAGAATGATGATATCTATTTTCAGGCGCGTGAAGCATCTAATCCATTTTATGATAATGTTCCCGATGTTGTTGAGAAGTATCTTGAGAAACTGGCAGAGGTAACCGGACGCAAGTATGGTCTGTTTGACTATTACGGTGATCCTGAAGCAGAAAGAGTTATCATTGCTATGGGGTCTGTAACAGAAACAATCAGAGAGGTTGTTGATCACCTGAGAGCTAAAGGCGAGAAGGTGGGTGTTGTTGCAGTGCACCTATATCGTCCTTTCAAGGCAGAGGCATTCCTGTCGGTTATACCTGATACAGTAAAGCGTATTGCAGTACTCGACCGTACAAAGGAACCGGGAGCACCTGGTCAGCCGATGTATCTGGATGTGAAGAACAGTTTTTATGGAAAAGAAAATGCTCCTGAGATTGTTGGAGGTATTTATGGATTATCATCTAAAGATACCACACCGTCACAAATATTATCGGTTTTCGAAAATCTCTCTCTTAGTATGCCTAAGAACGATTTCACTATCGGTATTGTTGATGATGTTACATTCAAATCGCTTCCTGTAAAGGCTGAGATCTCTATGGATGAAACAACATATGAGGCTAAATTCTACGGACTTGGATCTGATGGTACGGTTGGAGCTAATAAGAACTCCATTAAAATTATAGGTGACAATACAGATAAGTATGTTCAGGCATATTTTGCGTATGACTCCAAGAAATCTGGAGGATTTACCTGTTCTCATCTCCGTTTTGGCGATAACCCGATCAGGTCACCTTATTTAGTGAATACTCCTAATTTTGTAGCATGTCACGTTCCGGCCTATCTGCATCTGTATGATGTGACTGCAGGACTTAAGAAGAATGGTACTTTCCTTCTAAACTCTCTGTGGCCTAAGGAAGAGGTGGCAGATCACCTGCCCGATCATGTGAAGAAATATTTTGCAGTAAACAATATCAAGCTATACATAATAAATGCCACAAAGATTGCAGAAGAGATCGGACTGGGCAACAGAACCAACACAATATTGCAGTCGGCTTTCTTCAAAATCTCAAATGTAATTCCTTACGATCTTGCTGTGGAACAGATGAAGAAATTCATCGTTAAGTCATACGGTAAAAAGGGTGAAACCATTGTTAAGATGAATTATGCTGCTGTTGATCGCGGTGGTGATGTTGAGGAAGTGGAAGTTCTTCAGGAATGGGCAAACCTTGTGGTATCGACAGATACAACAGATGATGCTCCTGAATTCATCAGAAAGGTCGTTCGTCCGGTTAATGCACAAAATGGCTATAGCCTGCCGGTATCAGCCTTCACTGGTCGTGAAGACGGAACATGGGAAACAGGAACCACCAAGTATGAAAAACGTGGTGTAGCTGTTAATGTTCCTGTTTGGCAGCCTGAAAACTGTATACAGTGTAATCAGTGCGCTTATGTATGTCCTCATGCTACTATCCGTCCGTTCATGCTTGATGAGGAAGAGCAGAAAGGTGTAGGCGAAGGAGTGGAACTGCTAAAAGCTCAAGGTAAACAGTTTGCAGGAATGGGATTCCGTATCCAGGTTGATGTTCTTGACTGTCTTGGTTGCGGTAATTGTGCCGATGTTTGTCCCGGAAGAAAAGGAGAAAAAGCTCTTGAGATGGTTTCTATTGAGTCTCAGCTTGAAAATCAGAAGAATTGGGACTGGATGATGGAGAACGTTACAAGTAAAGCTCATCTTGTTGATATCAGTCTCAATGTTAAAAACTCTCAGTTTGCCACTCCTCTGTTTGAGTTCTCCGGAGCTTGTTCAGGATGTGGTGAAACACCATACATCAAGCTAATTACTCAGCTTTATGGAGAAAGAATGATGATTGCAAACGCAACAGGTTGTTCTTCAATCTATGGGGCATCAGCACCTGCAACTCCTTATACTAAAAATGAGGAAGGTAAAGGTCCGGCTTGGGCAAACTCACTTTTTGAAGATAACGCAGAGTTTGGTTATGGCTTTGCAATTGCTCAGGCAAGTATGCGAAACAGAATAGAAAATCTGATGAAGGATGCTATCGCTTCCGATCAGTTTACGGCAGAGCAGAAAGAGCTGTTTAATCTATGGATTGAGAATAAAGATAGTGCTGAACTATCAAAAGAGATATCTGCTAAAGTTGTTGCTTCGCTGACAGGTAGTGATATTCCATTAGCCAAGGAGATACTTTCACTTGAAAAGTATCTTGCTAAGAAATCTATCTGGGTGTTTGGTGGAGATGGATGGGCATATGATATAGGTTTTGGTGGTCTGGACCATGTTCTGGCAAGCGGAAAGGATATAAATATCCTTGTACTTGATACAGAAGTCTACTCTAACACTGGAGGTCAGTCATCCAAATCAACCCCAATTGCAGCTGTGGCTAAGTTTGCAGCAGCAGGTAAGCGCATACGTAAGAAAGATCTTGGTATGATTGCTACCACCTATGGTTATGTTTACGTAGCACAGGTAGCAATGGGTGCTAATCAGGGACAAACTCTGAAAGCTATCCGTGAGGCTGAGTCATATAACGGACCTTCAATTGTAATTGCATACTCACCATGTATCAGTCATGGATTAAGGAAAGGAATGGGACATGCTCAATCGGAACAGAAGGCTGCTGTTGAGAGTGGTTACTGGCACTTGTGGCGCTACGACCCACGTCTTGAGGAGCAGGGACTGAATCCTTTCCAGCTCGACAGTAAAGAGCCTGAGTGGGATAAGTTTGTTGACTTCCTGAAGGGTGAGGTGCGCTATACACAGTTGATGAAAGCATTCCCTGCAGAGGCAGATGAGCTGTTTGAAGCTGCAAGACAGAATGCTCAATGGAGATATAAATCCTATGTACGTATGGCAGAAGCAAACTTCGGCTCATCGGAAACCGAAGGTGAGGGAGTAAAACAGCCTGCTGAACAGATAAACTAA